The Chryseobacterium sp. G0186 genome includes the window CAACTGGTACACTGGCTGGCAATGCAATCAATATAGATGATACAGGTTACTACTACTTTGACAGTTCCAAATGGAGAAAATTAGATACCTCACTTTATAATGAAAACGGAAACCTTAGCGAAAACCGCATTGTAACACAAGGTTCAAAAACATTAGCATTCACAGGTACTGCAAAAAATTCCTTCTCTGTGGATGGCAATACTTTATCAGTAGATGCAGCAGACAACAAGGTTGGAATAGGAAATATTTCGCCAGTAACGACATTAGATATCGAGGGAACCGCCCGACTAAGCCCTAACATTGCCGCAAACACACCTCCTAAATTATTTAATGCCCGTCCTTTATATATTAATAACAATAATGGTGAGATATCTTATGCCCCAAAAGGATTTACTACCGTATCAGGAGGATATAGGCCCGGCAGCAACGTTTTGGCAACATTCCCTGTTAAAAACACTCTTGTCCGGGTACGATTTGTATGTTTTGTGGATGCAAGTAGTGATAGTAATAATAACATAAATGAGGCTTATACGTATGGAAGTTTTACAATAATAGGAAGAGGCACCTCCAATCCTGTTAAAATGATTGACGTCAATGTAAAGAACGTTGACGGAACTCCTAAATCTCTAACTAACAACGATGGAACATCTATAGAATGGGACAACTATGCATTAAATCATATAACTATTTCCTTGAATCAGTCTACGGGACAACTAAGATTTTCTAATTCAAATACTGTTTTCAGCTATATGTTTGAATTCTTAGGAGGAACGTAAACTATTAATAGGTTTTCATATTTGCTTAAAAAATGAGATTGCCCTTTTCGGTAACCTCATTTTTTGCTTTTACCATTACCATCTTTGCAAAATATAAACAAATCAAACTATTTTATCATATAACATTTTTTTAATTTCATCAGGATCATTTTTGATTTTTATCTATTTCCATATTGTAGATCACTTTTTATTTAACAAAGAGATTGTAATTAAAAACCTGAATATGTTTCTCTCGCTGATTGAGCGGATAACGCAGATTTTGATATCTATTTTAAAATTGGCTGTTGAGGGAGATGATTTTAATTCATACTTCCATATTGTGGATAACTTTTTCTCATGATGAATTAGACTAAATTGTCTGAAAGCCTTTTCTGAGCTGTCTTTTTAATTCATTAATTCACAAATACATAGAATAGAAAATAATCAGCAATCCCATATTGTGGATAACTTTTTTATTTAAAATCAGATGATAACTGACGACTTAAATACATTTCTTTCGCCGATTGAGCGGATGATGCAGATTTTGATATCTATTTTAAAATTGGGGTGCTGAGGGAGATGATTTTAATTCATATTTCCATATTGTGGATAACTTTTACTTCTGAATTGTCCGTAAGGCTTTTTTGACAATACATCTTGTTTCTTTTGTATTGCTTTCCCGAAGCCATTCATCGCAGATTTCCACAACAAATTCCGGTTGCGATTTGCTTGCATCATTCAGCCAGTTTCCAACACTGTCCTGTACATATTTTGATGAATCTGATTTCAGAGGTTCTAAAATTTCCAGACCCAATCCCGGATTTTCTTTTAATTCCTGAATATGTTCACACCACACTCCTCGCGGTCTTGTGGATTCACTTGCGAAGCGTCTTATATTTTCATCCGTATGGGTTGTCCATTCAGATAATATAGAAATGCTTTCTGCAAGATTATTTGAAATATCCGGACGCACCGTCATCCAACAGATTTCCCTTACTCCAAAATGATGATCTGAAGCAAAATGCTGTATCTTTTTAAGTTTTTCATTAAGCGTTAAAGAAGTATTTCCTCCAATCGTGTAAGCTGCCCAGCACCGTACCAAATCCGCTTGGTGAGTTGAAATTTTTAATAGAAATTCTTTGTCATTATTAATCAAAACCAAATCAAGAATCCCAAGCCCAATGGCTTCATTTATTGTATTTACAGTCTGCTTCTTTAGCTGATCTACCTTTTCAAGAATCGGATTCAGATATTCCCCCCAGCCATTCTGGTGCAATAAATTTTGAAGCAAAATCCGCTGATCTACTGCCAACCATTCTGTAAGATTAGCAGTTTCTATTTCTCCTCTATTGAGCTGCATTAAAATATCACTGGGAATATCCTTGATGGAGCGTGCCCCTTTTCTTTTTTCTGTCATAACGCTTTTATTAATTCTTCCACATCGACTCTGTTCATGTAATTTACGTCTAAAAATTTATATGTAATCACTCTATTTTCATCCGTTACGAAAACAGCTGGAACCGGAAGTGTATTGTCATTATTTTTATTGAAGTCCGAAAGATTAATCCCAAGACCTTCGTAATGAGGAAGGACAAAATCCTGTAGCTGAAAGGCTATCCCAAGTTTTTCTGCAAATTCATTATTGTGATCTGTCAACACTTCAAATTCCAGATTATTTTTCTCACTCATGCTAAGGGAATGATCCTGGCTTTGTGGAGAAATGGCTATTAAAACAGCATTTTTATCTTTTATTCGGGAAAGATGATCCTGTAAAAATTTTAATTCCAGATTACAGTAAGGACACCAACTTCCTCTGTAAAAAGCCAACACCATTTTTTTATTCTTAAAAGCTTCACTGGAATCTATAGTTTCACCTAATGCATTCGGTAAAGAAAATTCAGGGATTTTTTCGCCAACCTGAATGCTGTCTTCTTCGATTTTTTTTGTTTTTACATCCTCTATAGATTGGTTAAACGCATCCCATATCTCGTATGGAAGTTGTGAAGATAATTCTCTATTCAATTGTTCTATCTGTGCTGTAAGAGTAACTGCCATTATTTTAAATTTATTATTTTTACAAAGGTCTAAAAGCCTTTATGAATAGGCAATAACGCATATTTTTCACCCATAGGGATAAAAAAGTCAATTTTATGGAAACAAAGGGAAGAACGGAGGAAAATAAAATATGTCCATTGGAAGTAGCGGTCAACACCATTAGTGGAAAATGGAAAATCCCCATCGTTTGGCAGATTAATGAGGGAAAGAGACGTCCAAGTGAATTTTTGCGCGGCATTGCCAAGGTTGACAGAAGGGTACTCAATCAGCAGCTCACTGAAATGGTTGAAGATGGTATTCTGAAGAAACAGTCTTTTAATGAACTCCCTCCCCGGGTAGAGTATACCCTCACGGAACTTGGGGGAAAACTTGTAGAAATTCTTTGGCAATTGAATGACTGGGGGAAATTATTGATTCCAGAGGAAGAAGCTAGCAAATAACTTCAAATTTTATCTATTGATCTGATGATCTCTATTTTATTAAAAAAGTATCTATTTGTATATCATATAAAAATCATCATATTTGTAAACGAATCAAATATGATATGAAAAAAATTATTTCGGGACTGGCTATTGCCATTGTTCTAGTCAATTGTACTAAGGATAAGGTATCATCCAGCCTATCTTCTGAGGAAACCAAGAAATTAGTCCCGGAAAATCCTGTATCGATTAACAGGGATAAAAATACCATCAGGGAAAGATTTTTACCTCCAAAAGATTATGAATGGCAGGATGAGAAACCTGATTCTTTTGGATATTTTATTGAAAGCTTTAATTTAAAGCCTTATGGAAGCCAGATCTTGAAATATGACGGAACACCTATTTCCACCCAGCATCTTCATGAAGCCGTTTTTGATATTGATACAGGAAATAAAGACCTGCAACAGTGTGCTGATGCCGTAATCCGTCTGAGAGCTGAATATTTATACAAAATGAAAAGTTTTGATGAAATCAGGTTTCACTTTACCAGCGGTGATCTTTTCAGCTGGAATGAATATAAAAATGGAACAAGAGCTTTTGTGAATGGCAATTCTGTCAGTTTTAGAAAAACGGCGGGTTTTGATGATTCTTATGAGAATTTTAGAAGTTATCTGGACCTCATCTTTAATTATGCAGGAACCATTTCGCTCAATAAAGAGGCACAACCTGTCTTAAAGAACTCCAATCTAAAAACCGGAGATATCCTGATTACGCCGGGAAGTCCGGGACATGTAGTTTTTATTGCAGGAGTCTGTAAAAATAAGGAAGGAAAAAGATTATTTTTATTGGGTGAAGGATTTACTCCTGCTCAATCTATACACGTGCTATCTAATCCGTTTCATAAAAAAACTTCGCCTTGGTATGACCTTGATGTGAATGCACCGGAAACCAAAACAGCCCGATATATTTTTAAACCGACAAACTTCAGAAGCTTTTAATTATTTATATTCAAAACTATTGAAAAGTTACTACGATAATCTGAACTTGTTTTTGTAAATTTGTGTTCGAAATTTTTTACTAGATGAAAGAGAGTGCTGTAAAAAAGATAGCAGTTCTTACTTCAGGAGGAGACTCTCCGGGTATGAATGCTGCATTAAGAGCGGTAGTAAGAACCGCCAATTATTATAACATCGAATGTTACGGGGTAAGAGAGGGCTACAATGGCCTTATCAGCAATGATTTCCTTAAAATGGGGGCTCGATCCGTAAAAAATATAATCAACCAAGGCGGAACGATTCTAAAGTCTGCCAGATCTGCTGAATTCAGAACCAAGGAAGGCCGTCAAAAAGCCTATGATAACTGCTTAAAGTTTGGTATCGATGGATTGGTATGTATTGGTGGAGACGGAACTTTTACCGGTGCCAAGATCTTCAGTGAAGAATTTGGGATCAGGGTAATTGGTATACCGGGAACAATCGACAATGATATTTTCGGAACAGACAACACTATTGGGTACGACACTGCTTTGAATACTGCCATGGAAGCAATTGACAAAATTCGTGATACGGCAACTTCCCACAACAGAGTTTTCTTTGTAGAGGTTATGGGCCGTGATGCTGGATTTATTGCTTTAAACAGTGGATTAGCAACAGGTGCTCTGGATATTCTTATTCCTGAGAAGAAAGACAGCTTACAGGATCTTTTCTCTAACTTCAGAAAGGCAGAGAAAACAGGAAAGGCATCCAGCATCGTAGTGGTAGCTGAAGGTGAGAAACTGGGAAGCATCTATGATATTGCCAACAGTACAAAAGAAGAGTTCCCACAATATGATATTCGTATTGCTGTTTTGGGGCATATCCAAAGAGGAGGTTCTCCAAGCTGTGCAGACAGAGTATTGGCAAGCAGACTTGGGTATGGTGCAGTGGTAGGATTAATGGATGGGCAAACCAACGTAATGGCGGGAATGCGTTCTAATGACGTAGTGTATACGCCTATTGAAGAAGCAATAAAAAAACACAATGAAATCAACAAGGATTTGATGTTGATTTCAGAAATTTTAGCAATCTAATTATTTTTATAATCTAATAAAAACAAAGTATTATGTCAACAATTAAAGTAGGTATCAACGGTTTTGGTAGAATTGGACGTCTTGTTTTCAGAGCAATGACTGAAAGAGACAACATTGAAGTTGTAGGAATCAATGACCTAATCAATGCAGAATACATGGCTTACATGTTAAAATATGACTCTGTACATGGTATTTTCCCAGGTGAAGTTTCTGTAGAAGGAAATGATCTTGTAGTCAACGGAAAAAGAATCAGAGTAACTGCTGAAAAAGATCCTAACAACCTAAAGTGGAACGAAATTGGTGCTGATTATATCGTAGAGTCTACTGGTCTTTTCTTAACTAAAGATTCTGCTCAGGCTCACATCAATGCAGGTGCCAAGAAAGTAATTCTTTCTGCTCCTTCTAAAGATGATACTCCAATGTTTGTAATGGGAGTAAATCACAAGGAACTTACTGATGATATCAAAATCTTATCAAACGCTTCTTGTACTACAAACTGTTTAGCTCCTTTAGCTAAAGTTATCCACGATAAATTTGGAATCGTAGAAGGTTTAATGACTACCGTACACGCTACAACTGCAACTCAAAAAACTGTTGACGGTCCTTCAGTGAAAGACTGGAGAGGTGGTAGAGCTGCTCTAAACAACATTATCCCTTCTTCTACAGGTGCTGCTAAAGCAGTAGGAAAAGTAATTCCTTCATTAAACGGTAAATTAACTGGTATGTCTTTCAGAGTACCTACTGTAGACGTTTCTGTAGTTGACCTTACTGTAAGATTAGAAAAAGCTACTTCTTACGATGAGATCTGTGCTGCCATCAAGGAAGCTTCTGAAGGTGAATTGAAAGGTATCTTAGGATATACTGAAGATGCAGTAGTATCTCAGGACTTCGTAGGAGATAAGAGAACTTCTATCTTCGATAAAGATGCTGGTATTATGCTTTCTCCTAACTTTGTAAAACTTGTTTCTTGGTATGACAACGAAATGGGTTACTCTAACAAGTTAGTTGATATGCTTGTACACGCTGCTTCTTTATAATAAGTAACGAACAATATGTAATATAAAACCTTCCCGATGGGAAGGTTTTTTTATTGAGTAATTTATTTTAGTTTTAAAGTATCTTTTTGCTTTGGAGTAAGATTATATGATATTCCTACAAATCCACCAATTCTGAAATTTTTAGTAAGTAGATCCTCATCTGCCAAAGAATTATTAAGCTGCATTCCTTCTTTATAATTAGCCTTAAGCTCATCTACTAATCTGAAAGAAGGTCCTGCTGTTAAAATTATTTTATTTCTTTTACCCATGAGAAGACTTACCCCTGGAAAGATTGAGTTAAAACTAAGACCAGTAGTAAATGAAGCTCCTAAAGAAAGTCCCCATGCAAAATCACTTGAATTTCTAAAGCTTGCATGAAAAATCCCTGCAATAGTTGGGTTATATTTATTATTATCTAATCTTTGAATTGCACTATTGGAATCAAGAGTATATTTTCTATCAATTGTACCAAAATCAAACACAGTCCCTACGCTAAAATCAAACCTAATCCCTCCCGTTATATATTCAAAATATCTAAAATTTTTATCATTATTGATATGATAAGTATTAGAAAGATTTCTTTTGCTTTTAATTACTACATCAAATTCTAAATAATCTTCTTCTCCTTGTATAGGAGCAGAAACATATTCATAAGTCTCTGATTTTCTAAGCAATCTGTCTAGAATTTCAACTTCATTAAGTTTCTTGGATAGATTTATTTTCTGTACTACATCATCAGCTACTTTAATAGATTTCTGAATTCTTTCTACATCTTTGATCAGTGAAGATTTTAAAAGATCGTTTTCACTAGAAAAATTTAAATTCCCGTAATTAAGAAAAGATATAAAATCATTAACATTCATAATTACTTCCTGATAAAGTTCCGGATAAGCGTTAAAAACGCCATAAGCATAGTTTAATTTATCTTTAGAAAGGAAAAATGTAGTTTCAACAGGCAGATTTTTATTGACCAAATCATTACACTCTTTATCGTCTTTATTTTCTTTACATTTTTTATAAAGAGTATTATTTTTTTGATTTTCAATAATTGATTCATACATTTCATAGGTAAGTTCCGGACTTATAACTTTATCTATATAGTTATTATAATTTTGATTAAGTTTTATAAATTCTCTGGATATATCTATAAATTTATTATAAGCTGTATTGAGCTTAACTATCTTTTTATTAATACTTTCCATTAATACATTAGTGTCCGTTGACTTACTCTCCAATTGTTTTATTTCATATTGAATTTTTAATATTTTCTGATCAACTAGGTATATATCATTATTTTTATTTACAATTTCATTCTGAAGAGAATTCTTATTTTTTTCATAATTTATATCTCTTGCTGATTCATTCATTTTTATTCTTTCTGCTAAATCATCCTTTTCACTTTTGAACTGATTAATTTTTAATGCTAAAGAATCTAATTTGAAATATTTTTTTTGAAGATTTGATATTTCAGGATTAGTATTGGAACTCTTTCCTGATGACAATAAGGTTACATAGCTTTCCTCAAACACAAAACTTTCTTGCATTTTGTAATAATTATTTTGTTGCAGCTCATCTAACGATTTTTTTGCAGCTTCTACATCCGTATTTTGATAAGATATTTCCTTATCCTCACTTTTTATTACAATCTCATAAAAAAATGGATTAATTCTATTTATTTTAAGACTTACAGGCACTCCTCTTCTTGGATTAATATTTTTTTTATCGAACTCCCCGCTAAAGAAATCATAAACTACAGTTTGGCTATAAAATATGGAAAAGGGAAATGGCAGAAATAGTAATAAAATTTTTGTTTTCATGATTAATTGTTTTTCAGGTTAAAGTTTTTTGATTGAAATAAAGAATAGAAAACTACAACCGTAAAACAAGTAGTTTTAGAAATTGAGTTTCCATGGTCATTAGTTTTACCTAAAGCTACAATAGTTTTAAGCTCAATAAAATACCTCAAAAGGGGTATTTTGTTAACATAATTTTATTAATTTTATGAAAACATTAACTATGAATAAGAAATTTATCACCCAGGCCAAAAAACCGCATCCCCTCATTAAAGTGTGGAATAATTACCCTGAGCTTTTTCAGAATGAGAATACAATGTTATCCGTTCCGTCTATAGAACGCATTATTGGAGAAGTATTTGCACCCGGAAAATTTTACTATTACGTCATTAATTTTGCGGACAGTACTCTTTACAATCACCATGAAGATATTCTGAAAATACATGGATTGAACAAATACCCCGCTCACCTCAAGGAAATCATAGATCTCATTCATCCCGACGACCTGGAATTTGTAATGGAAGCCGAAAGAATGTGTATGGAAAAAATAAAAGAAATAAACGCAACAGACTATCTTTCAGAATTAAAATTCAGTTATTGCTTCCGGATGAAGACTTCAAAAGGAAACTACGAACTCTTTCACCACCAATCTCTGCATACCTATCGAGATGAGTATGGAAAAGACCTGCAGGCTATTAACATTCATACCAATATTGAACATATTACCCATCAAAACTCCTATACTGTCCTGATTTCCGGCATCAACGGGCGTGAAGATTTTCATCAGATGCAATGGCTGAAACATAGCAAGACCACAGAGCCCACTCCTGTTACCTTTACCAAACGCGAAGTTGAAATCATTACCTATATCGCAAAAGGATATTCAGCTGGAAAGGTATCTGAATGCTTAAATATCTCAAAAGAGACCGTGCGTACCCACAGGAAGAATATTTTAAGAAAAGCAAATTGTAAAAACTGTTCGGAACTCATAAAAATGGCTTTTGAATGGGGGTACTTATAAAATAGCAATAAGAAGACTGATAAATCTCACCATAGAACTTCGGTGTAAAACTTGTATTTTTATCTGTAAAGGAATGAACAATGATACAGCCTCGGTTTAAAGATTCTCCCCATTTCAAAGATTTCTGGGAAAACGGTAATGGAAAAAAGCTTATTGAATTTTCCGGAGCAGAAGTAAGCTTTCGGGATTTTGAAAAATATGCTCCTTTTTTTTATCATGTAGATGAAACCGGTGATGAGGTTGTAAAGGATGTTTATCTTACGAAAAAATTTCATGAAGCTTCAAGGGAGATTGAGCATTATATCCGAAATGGAGTCTCTGAAAATGATTCCGTTCCTGAAAGTGTAAAAAAACTCTTTACCCAAACACAAAAAAGGCCAGACTGGCTTGATTATAATCTGCTCAAAAGCGGCGCAGAACTCTGCATGAGAAGCAATCTGGATTCCCTGATCTCGTTAAGGGATTACTGCTTAATCGGGGGATATGATTATGCCTACCTCAACAAACCGCTTATCGTTACGGAAGCCTTGAAAAAAGGAGCTGTAAAACGTCTTTCCGAAACATTGGATTTTTGGGTGAATGCCACCCGTTACAATGCACTGGAAATTCATGCAAAAGGATATGAATTTGCCATAAAAACCCGTTTGATCCACTCTTACGCAAGACTTTCCATTAAAAAACATTATAAAGATTGGGATACCGAAAATTGGGGCGAACCTATCAATTCCTGGGACATGATGGCTA containing:
- a CDS encoding DUF4846 domain-containing protein: MKKIISGLAIAIVLVNCTKDKVSSSLSSEETKKLVPENPVSINRDKNTIRERFLPPKDYEWQDEKPDSFGYFIESFNLKPYGSQILKYDGTPISTQHLHEAVFDIDTGNKDLQQCADAVIRLRAEYLYKMKSFDEIRFHFTSGDLFSWNEYKNGTRAFVNGNSVSFRKTAGFDDSYENFRSYLDLIFNYAGTISLNKEAQPVLKNSNLKTGDILITPGSPGHVVFIAGVCKNKEGKRLFLLGEGFTPAQSIHVLSNPFHKKTSPWYDLDVNAPETKTARYIFKPTNFRSF
- a CDS encoding peroxiredoxin-like family protein, encoding MAVTLTAQIEQLNRELSSQLPYEIWDAFNQSIEDVKTKKIEEDSIQVGEKIPEFSLPNALGETIDSSEAFKNKKMVLAFYRGSWCPYCNLELKFLQDHLSRIKDKNAVLIAISPQSQDHSLSMSEKNNLEFEVLTDHNNEFAEKLGIAFQLQDFVLPHYEGLGINLSDFNKNNDNTLPVPAVFVTDENRVITYKFLDVNYMNRVDVEELIKAL
- a CDS encoding response regulator transcription factor, yielding MNKKFITQAKKPHPLIKVWNNYPELFQNENTMLSVPSIERIIGEVFAPGKFYYYVINFADSTLYNHHEDILKIHGLNKYPAHLKEIIDLIHPDDLEFVMEAERMCMEKIKEINATDYLSELKFSYCFRMKTSKGNYELFHHQSLHTYRDEYGKDLQAINIHTNIEHITHQNSYTVLISGINGREDFHQMQWLKHSKTTEPTPVTFTKREVEIITYIAKGYSAGKVSECLNISKETVRTHRKNILRKANCKNCSELIKMAFEWGYL
- the gap gene encoding type I glyceraldehyde-3-phosphate dehydrogenase, whose product is MSTIKVGINGFGRIGRLVFRAMTERDNIEVVGINDLINAEYMAYMLKYDSVHGIFPGEVSVEGNDLVVNGKRIRVTAEKDPNNLKWNEIGADYIVESTGLFLTKDSAQAHINAGAKKVILSAPSKDDTPMFVMGVNHKELTDDIKILSNASCTTNCLAPLAKVIHDKFGIVEGLMTTVHATTATQKTVDGPSVKDWRGGRAALNNIIPSSTGAAKAVGKVIPSLNGKLTGMSFRVPTVDVSVVDLTVRLEKATSYDEICAAIKEASEGELKGILGYTEDAVVSQDFVGDKRTSIFDKDAGIMLSPNFVKLVSWYDNEMGYSNKLVDMLVHAASL
- a CDS encoding winged helix-turn-helix transcriptional regulator, whose product is METKGRTEENKICPLEVAVNTISGKWKIPIVWQINEGKRRPSEFLRGIAKVDRRVLNQQLTEMVEDGILKKQSFNELPPRVEYTLTELGGKLVEILWQLNDWGKLLIPEEEASK
- a CDS encoding DNA alkylation repair protein, with protein sequence MTEKRKGARSIKDIPSDILMQLNRGEIETANLTEWLAVDQRILLQNLLHQNGWGEYLNPILEKVDQLKKQTVNTINEAIGLGILDLVLINNDKEFLLKISTHQADLVRCWAAYTIGGNTSLTLNEKLKKIQHFASDHHFGVREICWMTVRPDISNNLAESISILSEWTTHTDENIRRFASESTRPRGVWCEHIQELKENPGLGLEILEPLKSDSSKYVQDSVGNWLNDASKSQPEFVVEICDEWLRESNTKETRCIVKKALRTIQK
- a CDS encoding oxygenase MpaB family protein; its protein translation is MIQPRFKDSPHFKDFWENGNGKKLIEFSGAEVSFRDFEKYAPFFYHVDETGDEVVKDVYLTKKFHEASREIEHYIRNGVSENDSVPESVKKLFTQTQKRPDWLDYNLLKSGAELCMRSNLDSLISLRDYCLIGGYDYAYLNKPLIVTEALKKGAVKRLSETLDFWVNATRYNALEIHAKGYEFAIKTRLIHSYARLSIKKHYKDWDTENWGEPINSWDMMATYIGFSLVFLHSLQKLGNTFSVEEEQGIFHLWKYVGYLLGIPEQLLPNDKKQATEFFYLWTSVQPPSDKDSVLLAHSLLNESLENPILKFEFQRKNLRYLHICCTWFLLDEEVCKRLQIPQVSNKNLFPKSKILFNRIYDRLVSRDSRIKRGNKDQMKVLEDYLNITKNSNFH
- the pfkA gene encoding 6-phosphofructokinase, whose protein sequence is MKESAVKKIAVLTSGGDSPGMNAALRAVVRTANYYNIECYGVREGYNGLISNDFLKMGARSVKNIINQGGTILKSARSAEFRTKEGRQKAYDNCLKFGIDGLVCIGGDGTFTGAKIFSEEFGIRVIGIPGTIDNDIFGTDNTIGYDTALNTAMEAIDKIRDTATSHNRVFFVEVMGRDAGFIALNSGLATGALDILIPEKKDSLQDLFSNFRKAEKTGKASSIVVVAEGEKLGSIYDIANSTKEEFPQYDIRIAVLGHIQRGGSPSCADRVLASRLGYGAVVGLMDGQTNVMAGMRSNDVVYTPIEEAIKKHNEINKDLMLISEILAI